A single Fundulus heteroclitus isolate FHET01 chromosome 4, MU-UCD_Fhet_4.1, whole genome shotgun sequence DNA region contains:
- the LOC105937713 gene encoding retinal cone rhodopsin-sensitive cGMP 3',5'-cyclic phosphodiesterase subunit gamma codes for MENMNAPAGSEDTKPTPAEFKQKESRQFKSKAPKAGQKGFNSSLPGMEGLDDAAVICPWEEFGDVELSDLAQFGTA; via the exons A TGGAGAACATGAACGCACCAGCAGGATCTGAGGACACCAAGCCCACCCCAGCTGAGTTCAAGCAGAAGGAGAGCAGGCAGTTCAAGAGCAAAGCTCCCAAAGCTGGACAGAAAGG CTTTAACAGCTCTCTGCCAGGGATGGAGGGGCTTGATG ATGCTGCGGTGATCTGCCCCTGGGAGGAGTTTGGTGACGTGGAGCTGAGTGATCTGGCTCAGTTTGGAACGGCCTAG
- the LOC105937714 gene encoding retinal cone rhodopsin-sensitive cGMP 3',5'-cyclic phosphodiesterase subunit gamma-like produces the protein MNSTAAAAAAAAEDTKPAAAELDQKESRKFKSKAPQRGQKGVHHDSATEALDDSAVVCPWEEYGDVELSEMAQFGTV, from the exons ATGAactccacagcagcagcagcagcagcagcagcagaagacacCAAGCCCGCTGCAGCCGAGTTGGACCAGAAGGAGAGCAGAAAGTTCAAGAGCAAAGCGCCCCAGCGAGGACAGAAAGG AGTTCACCACGACTCGGCCACAGAAGCCCTTGATG ACTCAGCGGTGGTCTGTCCCTGGGAGGAGTACGGAGACGTGGAGCTGAGCGAGATGGCTCAGTTTGGAACcgtttag